A single region of the Neodiprion pinetum isolate iyNeoPine1 chromosome 5, iyNeoPine1.2, whole genome shotgun sequence genome encodes:
- the LOC124218658 gene encoding tryptophan-rich protein TspO-like — protein sequence MGESKPHKIWLLIVAIILPNAGGWVGAALWQDKDWFENEVVQPSWRPPNWLFPVAWTIIYTLMGIASYYVWKESPSKEKLYLPLGVYCLQLIFNWFWTPFFFIWHLILVSLIDIVILWVLIVVMIYLFFRVSKKSALMLAPYIIWVTIATALNANYYHLNKDL from the exons ATGGGCGAGTCGAAGCCGCACAAAATTTGGCTGCTCATAGTTGCCATTATCTTGCCAAACGCTGGCGGATGGGTCGGAGCTGCTCTATGGCAAGACAAGGACTGGTTCGAG AACGAGGTTGTGCAACCGTCATGGAGGCCACCAAACTGGCTTTTCCCAGTCGCTTGGACGATAATTTACACATTGATGGGCATCGCTTCTTACTATGTATGGAAAGAATCGCCGAGTAAGGAGAAGCTTTACCTTCCGCTCGGAGTTTACTGTCTACAACTGATCTTCAACTGGTTCTGGACGCCGTTCTTTTTCATCTGGCATCTCATCCTCGTG TCGCTGATCGACATCGTGATCCTGTGGGTGCTGATCGTTGTCATGATCTACCTGTTCTTCAGGGTTTCAAAGAAGTCAGCGTTAATGCTGGCCCCGTACATCATTTGGGTAACGATCGCGACTGCTCTGAACGCGAACTATTATCACCTTAACAAGGATCTCTAA
- the LOC124218660 gene encoding tryptophan-rich sensory protein-like: MGEKKPDNIWIFLVAVVLPNAGGLVGASLWQDRDWFENEVTHPSWRPPNWLFPVAWTLIYSLMGIGSYYVWKHGEGKNLWIALGVYCVQLILNWFWTPFFFVWHLLLWSLVVIVILWVLIALTIYVFYRVNVKAACFLIPYIAWVTVATGLNSHYYHLNKDL, translated from the exons ATGGGCGAAAAGAAACCGGACAACATTTGGATATTCCTCGTTGCCGTTGTGCTACCAAATGCCGGCGGATTGGTTGGAGCCTCTCTCTGGCAGGACAGAGATTGGTTTGAG AATGAAGTAACGCACCCGTCATGGAGGCCACCAAACTGGCTTTTCCCAGTCGCTTGGACGTTGATATACTCTCTAATGGGGATCGGATCGTACTACGTCTGGAAGCATGGCGAGGGTAAAAACCTCTGGATCGCGCTCGGAGTTTACTGCGTTCAGCTGATCCTCAACTGGTTCTGGACGCCGTTCTTCTTCGTCTGGCATCTTTTGCTCTGG TCGCTGGTCGTGATCGTGATCCTGTGGGTGCTGATCGCCCTTACGATCTACGTGTTCTACAGGGTGAACGTAAAAGCGGCGTGCTTCCTGATTCCCTACATCGCCTGGGTCACAGTTGCTACCGGTCTCAACTCTCATTATTATCACCTCAATAAGGACCTCtga